TACGCCTTTTGATGGTTTGCGGGTTGTCGAGATAGTTGTGCATCAACTGCACGTTGCGCTGGTTGGCTTTGAAGATGAAATCGAACAGGTCGCCAATGACGGGAATGACGCCCAGCACGCTTTCCAACGCGATATTCAGCACCATGCGGGCAATCACCAGTGGCGGCACACCCATGCGTACCGCCTGTAGCAGGATGTAGCTGGAAAGCGCTCCGGCGGTCAGGTCGCCAATACCCGGAATCAGGCCGATCAGGCCATCCAGACCAATACGCCAGTTGGTTCCGGGTACACAGATGGAGCTGTCCAGCAACCAGGCAAGGTGATCGAGTTTTTTCATGTTGGGCTGTTGCATGTCTTATTCCTTTGGAGCCTGTGGCGTCAGCAGGTTGGTGGAGTCACTTTGGGATTGCTCCTGGCGCACTTTGTCTTCAATGGTATGGTCGGCACTGACATCCTGTACTTCACGGCGATCTTCCGCGGAAGCCACCTGCGGCGTTTCGGTCGGAGCAGTTTCCGTCTGCTGGTTGATGCGCAGGTTGTAAATGGGTTCGGGCATGACGATGCCAGCCCGATCGAACGCCTGCTTGACGCCACGGATGGCTTCGCTACGCACTTTGCCAAAATTGTGCTGGCGCTGGTCAACCCAGCCGAAAATGCGCAGTTGTACGTTGGAATCACCCAATGCCTCAATCAGCACCAGCGGTTTGGGTTCTTCCAGTACGCCGGGCATGGATTGCAGGGTTTCCATCGCCAGTGTTTGCGCCGCCAGCAGGTTTTGCCCGGTATCCACGCCGACATCGAACTGGAAACGCCGCTCCGGGTTGCGGGTGAAATTGGTGATGATGGCCTTGAAAACCGTGGCGTTAGGGATGCGGATATGGTTGCCGTCTGGCGAAATCAGGATGGTGGCGCGTGAATTGAGGCTGGCCACATTACCCTCGAAACTATCAATTTTGACCAGATCGTTGACTTCAAACGG
The sequence above is drawn from the Thiothrix nivea DSM 5205 genome and encodes:
- a CDS encoding DUF4112 domain-containing protein, giving the protein MQQPNMKKLDHLAWLLDSSICVPGTNWRIGLDGLIGLIPGIGDLTAGALSSYILLQAVRMGVPPLVIARMVLNIALESVLGVIPVIGDLFDFIFKANQRNVQLMHNYLDNPQTIKRRSAVTVIAVVALVIAALVLIVWAVIALLSALLAAISH